Proteins from a single region of Abyssalbus ytuae:
- a CDS encoding D-2-hydroxyacid dehydrogenase, whose translation MKVLANDGISQSGIDALQNEGFEVITTKVAQEQLINYINENKVDAILVRSATKVRKDIIDSCPSLKLIGRGGVGMDNIDVQYAKDKGLSVINTPAASSESVAELVFAHLFGGVRFLYDANRNMPLEGESKFGQLKKAYAAGIELRGKTLGVIGIGRIGQATAKIALGVGMKVIAYDPFIEEVNIPLEFFDGQKINFNIKTISKEEVLKQSDFITLHVPAQKDYVIGKPEFEIMKDGAGIVNAARGGVIDEVALVDALDKEKISFAGLDVFENEPTPAIKVLMHNKISLTPHIGAATNEAQDRIGTELADQISKILKR comes from the coding sequence ATGAAAGTACTAGCAAACGATGGGATTTCACAAAGCGGGATTGATGCACTTCAAAATGAAGGTTTTGAAGTGATTACAACCAAAGTGGCCCAGGAACAGCTTATAAATTATATTAACGAAAATAAAGTAGACGCAATTCTTGTAAGAAGTGCTACCAAAGTACGAAAAGATATTATTGACTCCTGCCCTTCCTTAAAGCTAATCGGTCGTGGAGGAGTTGGAATGGATAATATTGATGTACAATATGCTAAAGATAAAGGCCTTAGTGTAATAAACACTCCTGCTGCTTCATCAGAATCTGTAGCCGAGCTGGTTTTTGCCCATTTATTTGGTGGTGTTCGTTTTCTATATGATGCCAACAGAAATATGCCTTTAGAAGGCGAAAGCAAATTTGGCCAGTTAAAAAAGGCATATGCTGCAGGAATTGAACTTAGAGGAAAAACTTTAGGTGTTATTGGAATAGGAAGAATTGGGCAGGCTACAGCTAAAATAGCTTTAGGTGTGGGTATGAAAGTTATAGCTTACGACCCTTTCATAGAAGAAGTTAATATCCCTTTGGAATTTTTTGATGGACAAAAAATTAATTTCAATATTAAAACCATCTCAAAAGAAGAAGTTTTAAAACAATCTGATTTTATCACTCTACACGTTCCTGCTCAAAAAGATTATGTAATTGGTAAGCCTGAATTTGAAATTATGAAAGATGGAGCAGGTATTGTTAATGCAGCAAGAGGTGGTGTTATTGATGAAGTTGCGTTGGTGGATGCGTTGGATAAAGAAAAAATTTCCTTTGCAGGTTTAGATGTGTTTGAAAATGAGCCCACTCCTGCAATAAAAGTATTAATGCACAATAAAATTTCTCTTACCCCCCACATTGGGGCTGCTACAAATGAAGCGCAGGATAGAATCGGTACTGAACTTGCAGATCAAATCAGTAAAATATTGAAAAGGTAA
- a CDS encoding DUF6146 family protein, producing MKYLCGILIFVIIFSSCGSSHTNNNENLNITNAEKEAFNSQKGEPVKIANDSVEYEIIIIDPGFYTWLNSIAMSRGYYSQQFMENRNQIYVINWNQRVLNPSRYNPNLYEMQINYDPDIDYGYEVNYQLYNYFLYFQRKYNQRLGPFFPRLN from the coding sequence ATGAAATATTTATGCGGCATATTAATTTTTGTGATTATTTTTTCAAGTTGTGGTTCATCTCACACAAATAATAATGAAAATTTAAACATAACTAATGCCGAGAAAGAAGCCTTCAACTCCCAGAAAGGAGAACCTGTTAAAATTGCAAATGATAGTGTTGAATACGAAATAATCATAATTGACCCGGGATTTTATACATGGTTAAACAGCATAGCAATGTCCAGAGGTTACTATTCACAGCAATTTATGGAAAACAGAAATCAGATTTATGTAATAAACTGGAATCAACGAGTTTTAAATCCATCCCGATATAATCCTAATTTGTATGAGATGCAAATAAATTATGATCCGGATATTGACTATGGTTATGAAGTTAATTACCAGCTATACAATTACTTCTTATATTTTCAACGTAAATACAATCAAAGGTTAGGACCATTTTTCCCACGCCTTAATTAA
- a CDS encoding DUF6787 family protein, translating into MDKLKKRWGINSNFQLLIIFIVFAITGSTAAKIASPLTEFIGINKQNTNIWFYWFIRILLIFPVYQVLLILFGWLFGQFKFFWAFEKKMLNKMGIKIK; encoded by the coding sequence ATGGACAAGCTTAAAAAACGGTGGGGTATAAATTCTAATTTTCAATTGCTTATAATTTTTATTGTTTTTGCAATTACCGGATCCACAGCTGCCAAAATCGCAAGCCCTCTTACTGAATTTATTGGTATAAACAAGCAAAACACCAACATATGGTTCTACTGGTTTATTAGAATTTTACTGATTTTTCCTGTTTACCAGGTGTTGCTTATCTTGTTTGGTTGGTTATTCGGCCAATTTAAATTCTTTTGGGCATTCGAAAAAAAGATGCTAAACAAAATGGGGATAAAAATTAAATAA
- a CDS encoding DUF937 domain-containing protein: MSGILDLLNSDLGKQIIGGVSGQTGASQSKTSDVLTMALPVLMGAMQRNASTQQGAEGLMGALSGKHDGSILDNLGSLFSGGVDNDVLQDGAGILGHVLGTKQAPVQNAISEKSGLDAGTVSQILKIAAPILMGYLGKQTRQQNVSSANGLGGLLGGLLGGSSAKSERSFIETILDADGDGSVIDDVAGMVLSGGKKRSGLGGILGGLFGKK, from the coding sequence ATGTCCGGAATTTTAGATTTATTAAATAGTGACCTCGGTAAACAAATTATTGGAGGAGTAAGTGGCCAAACAGGAGCTTCACAAAGCAAAACATCTGATGTTTTGACCATGGCTTTACCAGTATTAATGGGAGCTATGCAAAGAAACGCTTCAACTCAGCAAGGAGCCGAAGGATTAATGGGTGCTTTGAGTGGGAAACATGACGGTAGTATTTTAGACAACCTTGGAAGTTTGTTTAGTGGTGGTGTGGATAATGATGTTTTGCAAGATGGTGCTGGTATACTTGGCCATGTATTGGGTACAAAGCAGGCTCCTGTTCAAAATGCGATAAGTGAAAAATCCGGTCTGGATGCTGGTACGGTTTCACAAATTTTAAAAATTGCTGCTCCTATATTAATGGGATATTTAGGAAAACAAACCAGGCAACAAAATGTTAGTAGTGCAAATGGTTTAGGAGGTTTACTAGGGGGGTTATTAGGTGGAAGTTCAGCTAAAAGTGAAAGAAGTTTTATTGAAACCATCCTCGATGCCGACGGCGATGGAAGTGTAATTGATGATGTGGCCGGAATGGTGCTAAGCGGTGGAAAAAAACGAAGTGGCCTTGGAGGCATATTAGGAGGCTTATTTGGTAAAAAATAA